The Paraburkholderia sp. ZP32-5 genome includes a window with the following:
- a CDS encoding RNA recognition motif domain-containing protein produces MAELLLGNVEEDVTDEEIGEFLVRYGFPRYSSMRRIPGSGSRPAALVVFDDVSPDSLRTLQSRIHNLYWKNRTITALLIPERSED; encoded by the coding sequence ATGGCTGAACTGCTGCTTGGCAACGTGGAGGAAGACGTAACGGACGAGGAGATCGGCGAGTTCCTGGTACGGTACGGCTTCCCTCGCTACAGTTCGATGCGCCGGATCCCCGGTTCCGGGTCGCGCCCGGCCGCACTCGTCGTGTTCGACGACGTGAGCCCGGACAGTCTGCGCACGCTGCAGTCGCGCATCCACAATCTGTACTGGAAGAACCGCACGATCACCGCGCTGCTGATTCCCGAACGCAGCGAAGATTGA
- a CDS encoding efflux transporter outer membrane subunit, whose amino-acid sequence MRAAAIARVAAPVLLTGLLNGCLLGPNYERPKVDVPATYRFAYPDVADVANTTWWEQFDDPVLNELVKTALENNLNVKQAAARVDEFMGQFVSTRSALFPQASAGFSAARERASQNGPTPIPAGVSPVFNEFQPNLSAFWTIDLFGQVRRETEAARANTNAAEQSRRATILTLVASVASSYITLRSLDAQLEIARSTTESRADSVHVFTLRQQFGQTSDMELAQSQSDYAATKATIPQFEQQIAQQEDAIAVLLGSNPEPILRGRALVDLSTPAVPAGVPSDVLERRPDLLQAEQNLVAQNALIGAARALYFPQISLTGMFGSVSTQFSSLFTGPARVWAFAGSATMPLFTGGNIYGQNKQADARQQEALFAYENAIKVAFQQVDDALISTQKSREQLEIQNDQVAYLRKYLRLARLRYEGGYTSYLEVLDAERNLFNAELQQTQTRASTLTNLVNLYMAMGGGWVTEAEKMTVPAPASQPAAAMAPVSQNTAAPGASAAVVEAR is encoded by the coding sequence ATGCGTGCCGCTGCCATCGCGCGCGTGGCCGCGCCAGTCCTGCTCACCGGCTTGCTGAACGGCTGTCTGCTCGGCCCCAACTACGAGCGGCCCAAAGTGGACGTGCCGGCAACCTACCGGTTCGCGTACCCGGATGTGGCCGACGTCGCCAACACCACGTGGTGGGAGCAGTTCGACGACCCGGTGCTGAACGAGCTGGTGAAGACCGCGCTCGAGAACAATCTCAACGTGAAGCAGGCGGCCGCGCGTGTCGACGAGTTCATGGGCCAGTTCGTGAGCACGCGTTCGGCACTGTTCCCGCAGGCGAGTGCCGGTTTCAGCGCGGCGCGTGAGCGCGCGTCGCAGAACGGCCCGACGCCGATACCGGCCGGTGTCTCGCCGGTCTTCAACGAGTTCCAGCCGAACCTGTCGGCGTTCTGGACCATCGATCTGTTCGGCCAGGTGCGGCGCGAAACCGAGGCGGCACGTGCAAACACGAATGCGGCCGAACAGAGCCGCCGCGCGACGATCCTGACGCTCGTCGCATCGGTCGCCTCGTCCTATATCACGCTGCGCAGCCTCGATGCGCAGCTCGAAATCGCCAGGAGCACGACGGAGAGCCGCGCCGATTCCGTGCATGTGTTCACGCTGCGCCAGCAGTTCGGACAGACCTCCGATATGGAACTCGCCCAGAGCCAGTCGGACTATGCGGCGACGAAGGCGACGATCCCGCAATTCGAGCAGCAGATCGCGCAGCAGGAAGACGCGATTGCGGTGCTGCTCGGCAGCAATCCCGAGCCGATCCTGCGCGGCCGCGCACTGGTGGATCTGTCGACGCCGGCGGTGCCTGCGGGCGTGCCGTCGGACGTGCTCGAACGCCGGCCCGACCTGCTGCAGGCTGAGCAGAATCTGGTCGCGCAAAATGCGCTGATCGGCGCGGCGCGCGCGCTGTACTTCCCGCAAATCTCGCTCACGGGGATGTTCGGCTCGGTGAGTACGCAGTTCTCGAGTCTCTTCACCGGACCTGCGCGGGTATGGGCGTTCGCCGGCTCGGCAACGATGCCGCTCTTTACGGGCGGCAACATCTACGGTCAGAACAAGCAGGCCGACGCGCGCCAGCAGGAGGCGCTGTTCGCCTACGAAAATGCGATAAAAGTTGCGTTCCAGCAGGTCGACGACGCGCTGATCTCGACGCAAAAATCACGCGAGCAGCTTGAGATTCAGAACGATCAGGTCGCCTACCTGCGCAAGTATCTGCGGCTCGCGCGGCTGCGCTACGAGGGCGGCTATACGAGCTACCTGGAAGTGCTGGATGCCGAGCGCAACCTGTTCAACGCGGAACTGCAGCAAACCCAGACCCGGGCCTCGACGCTGACGAACCTCGTCAACCTCTACATGGCGATGGGCGGCGGCTGGGTGACCGAGGCGGAAAAAATGACGGTGCCTGCACCCGCGTCGCAACCGGCGGCGGCGATGGCCCCGGTCTCGCAGAATACAGCGGCGCCTGGCGCATCCGCAGCCGTCGTGGAGGCGCGATGA
- a CDS encoding DUF3141 domain-containing protein, whose translation MDAPTLLSRNQDIATKISRVLQKRTQIANEHLNQRINTALGREHADGANSNTAPSAIADTVAAAFDPVRAWQYALDTAQRSVLFWDTLYRRGNEFVERNIDEPPPVLHFDYDMVLDGRTFERPVNYALLQLRPLEGVSVDVRKRPYLIIDPRAGHGPGIGGFKDDSQAGVALRAGYPVYFVVFFRNPEPGQTLLDVCDAEQRFVSKVRALHPDSPKPALIGNCQGGWAAMMLASSDPGETGPIVINGAPMSYWSAAWSEGEGDNPMRYSGGMLGGTWLASYAADLGNGKFDGAHLVQNFEQLNPANTWWDKYYHLFSNIDTEPPRFLEFERWWGSYYLMNRDEIEWITRNLFIGNKLWSGEVSNSAGGGFDLREIRSPIILFASMGDNITPPQQAFNWVADLYGSTEEIKSRGQVIVGLMHQNIGHLGIFVSGRVAKKEHTQIVSVLETIETFPPGLYGMTINEVTSEAGETRYEVEFSEKRLEDIAARLNRFGRVDEKPFEAVAAVSEFNQRVYESTLQPFVQAMSSETSARLLRQFHPLRWQRWAFSALNPWLGWLPAAAQAVREDRQRVGADNPWSKLEHSGAEMLSASFDYYRAMRDAATEAGFFGVYANLYSTFVGGPAVDGAPTQSAATDPRQSPFVRAALQAIDSGGYTEALARAAFLLSRKGVSLPLARLEMRKELAERYADYLPEIGTDHWRRIRGEQEIIVSYEPERAIETLPALLASDEDRARFLELLDKLMVDERVLDSAPDDNQRAAFERIRAVLAPQVGRAARADHGVHKRAARVPADRRS comes from the coding sequence ATGGATGCGCCAACGCTGCTGTCCCGCAACCAGGACATCGCGACGAAAATCTCCCGCGTTCTGCAAAAGCGCACACAGATCGCCAATGAACATCTGAACCAGCGGATCAACACGGCGCTGGGCCGCGAGCATGCCGACGGTGCGAATTCGAACACCGCGCCGAGCGCCATCGCGGACACCGTCGCCGCGGCATTCGATCCGGTGCGCGCGTGGCAATACGCGCTGGACACCGCGCAGCGTTCAGTGCTGTTCTGGGACACGCTGTATCGACGCGGCAACGAATTCGTCGAGCGCAACATCGACGAGCCGCCGCCGGTGCTGCATTTCGACTACGACATGGTGCTCGACGGCCGTACCTTCGAGCGGCCGGTCAACTACGCGCTGCTGCAACTGCGCCCGCTCGAAGGAGTGAGCGTCGATGTGCGCAAGCGCCCCTATCTGATCATCGATCCGCGCGCGGGCCACGGCCCCGGCATCGGCGGCTTCAAGGACGACTCGCAGGCGGGCGTCGCGCTGCGCGCCGGCTATCCGGTCTATTTCGTCGTGTTCTTTCGCAATCCCGAACCCGGTCAGACCCTGCTCGACGTTTGCGATGCCGAGCAGCGGTTCGTCAGCAAGGTGCGCGCGCTGCATCCGGATAGTCCGAAGCCGGCGCTGATCGGCAACTGCCAGGGCGGCTGGGCCGCGATGATGCTCGCGAGTTCCGATCCCGGCGAAACCGGCCCGATCGTCATCAACGGTGCGCCGATGTCGTACTGGAGCGCCGCGTGGAGCGAAGGCGAGGGCGACAACCCGATGCGCTACTCGGGCGGCATGCTCGGCGGCACGTGGCTCGCGTCGTACGCGGCCGATCTCGGCAACGGCAAGTTCGATGGCGCACACCTGGTGCAGAACTTCGAACAGCTGAACCCGGCGAACACGTGGTGGGACAAGTACTACCACCTGTTCTCGAACATCGATACCGAACCGCCGCGCTTTCTCGAATTCGAGCGCTGGTGGGGCAGCTACTACCTGATGAATCGCGACGAGATCGAATGGATCACGCGCAATCTGTTCATCGGCAACAAGCTGTGGTCGGGCGAGGTCAGCAACAGCGCGGGCGGCGGCTTCGATCTGCGCGAAATCCGCTCGCCGATCATCCTGTTCGCGTCGATGGGCGACAACATCACGCCGCCGCAACAGGCGTTCAACTGGGTCGCCGACCTGTACGGCAGCACCGAGGAAATCAAATCGCGCGGCCAGGTGATCGTCGGCCTCATGCATCAAAACATCGGACATCTGGGCATTTTCGTGTCCGGACGGGTCGCGAAAAAGGAGCATACGCAGATCGTTTCGGTGCTCGAGACAATCGAAACTTTTCCGCCGGGCCTGTACGGCATGACTATCAACGAGGTCACAAGCGAAGCCGGCGAAACCCGTTACGAAGTCGAATTCAGCGAAAAGCGGCTGGAGGACATCGCCGCTCGGCTGAACCGCTTCGGACGCGTCGACGAAAAGCCGTTCGAGGCGGTCGCCGCGGTGTCCGAATTCAATCAGCGGGTCTATGAGTCGACGTTGCAACCGTTCGTGCAGGCGATGTCGAGCGAGACGAGCGCGCGCCTGCTGCGTCAGTTTCATCCGCTGCGCTGGCAGCGCTGGGCGTTTTCCGCGCTGAATCCGTGGCTCGGCTGGCTGCCGGCCGCCGCGCAGGCGGTCCGCGAGGATCGCCAACGCGTTGGCGCGGATAACCCGTGGAGCAAGCTCGAACACTCGGGTGCGGAGATGCTCAGCGCGTCGTTCGATTACTACCGCGCGATGCGCGATGCGGCGACCGAAGCGGGCTTTTTCGGCGTGTACGCGAATCTGTACTCGACGTTCGTCGGCGGCCCTGCCGTTGACGGCGCACCCACGCAGTCCGCCGCGACGGATCCCCGCCAGTCGCCGTTCGTGCGCGCGGCGCTGCAGGCCATCGATTCAGGCGGCTACACGGAAGCGCTCGCGCGCGCCGCGTTCCTGCTGTCGCGCAAGGGTGTGTCGTTGCCGCTCGCGCGGCTGGAGATGCGCAAGGAACTCGCTGAGCGGTACGCGGACTACCTGCCGGAGATCGGCACCGATCATTGGCGGCGGATTCGCGGCGAGCAGGAAATCATCGTCAGTTACGAACCGGAGCGGGCGATCGAGACACTGCCTGCGCTGCTTGCGAGCGATGAGGACCGCGCGCGCTTTCTTGAACTGCTCGACAAGCTGATGGTCGACGAGCGCGTGCTGGATTCCGCGCCCGACGATAATCAGCGCGCGGCGTTCGAGCGCATTCGCGCGGTGCTGGCGCCGCAAGTCGGCCGTGCTGCCCGCGCAGATCACGGGGTCCATAAGCGTGCCGCACGCGTGCCCGCCGACCGGCGCTCATGA
- a CDS encoding phosphate acetyltransferase — translation MMERHAKYQRLITYCQSLPALPTAVAHPCDRSSLVGTVEAARMGLIAPLIVGPRARIEAVAAEHAIDIAGLPLVDAPHSHAAAATAVQLVREGRAEALMKGSLHTDELMAEVIRRDTGLRSARRISHCFVMDVPEREEALIITDAAINIAPTLEEKVDILQNAIDLGHALQFDEVRVAILSATESVNPKIPSTVEAAALCKMVDRGQITGALVDGPLALDNAIDMEAMRIKQIDSKVAGRANVLMVPDLEAGNMLAKSLSFLAGADAAGIVLGARVPIILTSRADSIVTRLASCAVAALVAKARREGGKVVG, via the coding sequence CTGATGGAACGACATGCGAAATATCAGCGCCTGATTACCTACTGTCAAAGCTTGCCCGCGTTGCCGACCGCGGTCGCGCATCCGTGCGACCGCAGTTCGCTCGTGGGCACCGTCGAGGCCGCGCGCATGGGCCTGATCGCGCCGCTGATCGTCGGGCCGCGCGCGCGGATCGAAGCCGTTGCCGCCGAACACGCGATCGACATTGCCGGCTTGCCGCTCGTCGATGCACCGCACAGCCACGCGGCCGCGGCAACCGCGGTGCAACTGGTGCGCGAGGGCAGGGCTGAAGCGTTGATGAAAGGCAGCCTGCATACCGACGAGCTGATGGCCGAGGTGATCCGGCGCGATACCGGCTTGCGCAGCGCACGGCGTATCAGTCACTGCTTCGTGATGGACGTGCCCGAGCGCGAAGAGGCGTTGATCATCACCGACGCCGCGATCAACATCGCGCCGACGCTGGAGGAAAAGGTCGACATCCTGCAGAACGCGATCGATCTCGGCCACGCGCTGCAGTTCGACGAGGTGCGGGTGGCGATTCTGTCCGCGACCGAATCCGTCAACCCGAAGATTCCGTCGACGGTGGAAGCGGCGGCGCTGTGCAAGATGGTCGATCGCGGACAGATCACCGGCGCGCTGGTCGACGGGCCGCTCGCGCTCGACAACGCGATCGACATGGAAGCGATGCGCATCAAGCAGATCGATTCGAAGGTCGCGGGCCGCGCGAACGTGCTGATGGTGCCCGACCTCGAAGCCGGCAATATGCTCGCCAAGAGCCTGTCCTTTCTGGCCGGCGCGGACGCGGCCGGCATCGTGCTCGGCGCGCGCGTGCCGATCATCCTGACGAGCCGCGCGGATTCGATCGTGACGCGGCTCGCGTCGTGCGCGGTCGCCGCGCTGGTGGCGAAGGCGCGGCGCGAGGGCGGCAAGGTGGTCGGGTGA
- a CDS encoding paraquat-inducible protein A, with the protein MTRNEIIACEQCDLLQLDAPLAAGSTLRCRRCHAELRRDRANGPAYALAFTFASAVLLVISNLFPIVGLSFNGNLVQTTLAGAVRMLYEHGTWPLALLVALTTIVTPVLQVVAMLWLLLPLRFGRVPWRAAEGFRLFQLTRPWGMTEVLILGLLVALVKLAHIAKVVPGTALWSFIALMLLLAAASAAFDPRDAWARIGACQHNARAWLPPPLRRRRGALTAAAHGLALCEECGLLTRQPAGAGKHVCPRCKAPLHLRKPASLSRTWAYLVAAMVLYVPANLLPVMDTSSLFGTQKDTIMSGVVYLWVSGSWPLAVLVFIASIAVPMLKILGLAYLAVSTQLRSQWLPGQRTRIYRVIELVGRWSMLDIYVITMLVALVQFQALATIKAGPASIAFGAVVVLTLLAAMAFDPRLIWDALEKNHVRAER; encoded by the coding sequence ATGACGCGCAACGAGATCATCGCGTGCGAGCAGTGCGACCTGCTGCAGCTCGATGCGCCGCTCGCCGCCGGCAGTACGCTGCGCTGCCGCCGTTGTCATGCCGAACTGAGACGGGACCGCGCCAACGGCCCCGCATACGCGCTGGCGTTTACGTTCGCGTCCGCCGTGCTGCTGGTGATCTCGAATCTGTTTCCGATCGTCGGTCTGTCGTTCAACGGCAATCTGGTGCAAACGACGCTCGCGGGCGCCGTGCGCATGCTGTACGAACACGGCACGTGGCCGCTCGCGCTGCTGGTCGCGCTGACGACGATCGTCACGCCGGTCTTGCAGGTCGTCGCGATGCTGTGGTTGCTGCTGCCGCTGCGTTTCGGCCGCGTGCCGTGGCGTGCCGCCGAGGGCTTTCGTCTGTTTCAACTGACGCGTCCGTGGGGCATGACCGAGGTGCTGATCCTCGGTCTGCTGGTCGCGCTCGTGAAGCTCGCGCATATCGCCAAGGTGGTGCCCGGTACCGCGCTATGGTCGTTCATCGCGTTGATGCTGCTATTGGCGGCGGCCTCGGCCGCGTTCGATCCGCGCGATGCGTGGGCGCGCATCGGCGCGTGCCAGCACAACGCGCGCGCGTGGCTGCCGCCGCCACTACGGCGCCGTCGCGGCGCGCTCACCGCAGCCGCGCATGGGCTCGCGCTGTGCGAGGAATGCGGGCTGCTGACCCGCCAGCCGGCCGGCGCCGGCAAACACGTGTGCCCGCGCTGCAAGGCGCCGCTGCATCTGCGCAAACCCGCGAGCCTGTCGCGTACGTGGGCCTATCTGGTCGCGGCGATGGTGCTCTACGTGCCGGCCAACCTGCTGCCGGTGATGGATACGAGTTCACTGTTCGGCACGCAGAAGGACACGATCATGAGCGGCGTCGTCTATCTGTGGGTGTCCGGCTCGTGGCCGCTCGCGGTGCTGGTGTTCATCGCGAGCATCGCGGTGCCGATGCTGAAAATCCTCGGCCTCGCGTATCTGGCCGTGTCCACGCAACTGCGCTCGCAATGGCTGCCGGGACAGCGCACGAGGATCTATCGCGTGATCGAACTGGTCGGCCGCTGGTCGATGCTCGATATCTACGTGATCACGATGCTCGTTGCGCTGGTGCAATTCCAGGCACTGGCGACGATCAAGGCAGGGCCGGCGTCGATCGCATTCGGCGCGGTCGTGGTGCTGACCTTGCTCGCCGCGATGGCGTTCGATCCGCGTCTGATCTGGGACGCACTGGAGAAGAACCATGTCCGCGCCGAACGATGA
- a CDS encoding PqiB family protein: MSAPNDEPELPAAEPVPHSRWRMQLVWLVPIVAILVGGWLAVKAVMERGEQISISFKTGEGLEAGKTKIKFKDVDIGVVESVSLSRDHKTVLAKAEVSRDVANLMVDNTRFWVVRPRISGGTVSGLGTLLSGSYIDVDVGNAAKARRDFVGLEEPPVFASDVPGREFTLTSSGLGSLDVGTPIYFRRLRVGQVASYQLNPDGHGVTLKVFINAPYDQFVRTDTRFWHASGIDMSFDTSGLRVETQSIVSIIIGGVAFESPPDSREQKVAVADTKFELYETRADAMKQHDRIVDRYIVNFSDSVRGLTVGAPVDFRGVVIGEVTAIYTRFDPATRRFSIPVEVQIYPERFTSRYRANQDGQPGGRITDDPHGMANYLIEHNFRFQLRSGNPLTGQLYLAFDYFPDAPKASIDWSKSPPELPAIPRTLQSLQDSVTRLLTKLNNVPIEAIGNDARTTLRTTNAMLSQLNTDVVPKAHDTLSSAQTALDSANAALQPDSSLQQSTEDAMREMSRTAASLRVLADYLSRHPESLVRGKSEDKP, from the coding sequence ATGTCCGCGCCGAACGATGAACCGGAGCTGCCCGCCGCGGAACCGGTGCCGCACTCGCGCTGGCGCATGCAGCTGGTGTGGCTGGTGCCGATCGTTGCGATCCTGGTCGGCGGCTGGCTCGCGGTGAAGGCGGTGATGGAGCGCGGCGAGCAGATCAGCATCAGCTTCAAGACCGGCGAGGGACTCGAAGCGGGCAAGACCAAGATCAAGTTCAAGGACGTCGATATCGGCGTGGTGGAAAGCGTGTCGCTGTCGCGCGATCACAAGACCGTGCTCGCGAAGGCCGAGGTGAGCCGCGACGTCGCGAATCTGATGGTCGACAACACGCGCTTCTGGGTCGTGCGCCCGCGCATTTCCGGCGGCACGGTGTCGGGGCTCGGCACGCTGCTGTCCGGCTCGTATATCGACGTCGATGTCGGCAACGCGGCGAAAGCGCGGCGCGATTTCGTCGGGCTGGAAGAGCCGCCGGTGTTCGCGAGCGACGTGCCGGGCCGTGAATTTACGTTGACGTCGAGCGGACTCGGCTCGCTCGACGTCGGTACGCCGATCTATTTCCGCCGACTGCGCGTGGGCCAGGTCGCGTCATACCAGCTGAATCCGGATGGCCACGGCGTCACGCTGAAAGTGTTCATCAACGCGCCGTACGACCAGTTCGTGCGAACCGATACGCGCTTCTGGCACGCCAGCGGCATCGATATGTCGTTCGATACCAGCGGCCTGCGGGTGGAGACGCAGTCGATCGTGTCGATCATCATCGGCGGGGTCGCGTTCGAGTCGCCGCCCGATTCGCGCGAACAGAAGGTCGCGGTGGCCGATACGAAGTTCGAGCTGTACGAGACGCGCGCCGACGCGATGAAACAGCACGACCGGATCGTCGACCGCTACATCGTCAACTTCTCCGATTCGGTGCGCGGGCTGACGGTCGGCGCACCGGTCGATTTCCGCGGTGTCGTGATCGGCGAAGTGACGGCGATCTATACGCGCTTCGACCCCGCGACCCGCCGTTTCAGCATACCGGTCGAAGTGCAGATCTATCCGGAGCGATTCACGTCGCGCTATCGGGCGAACCAGGATGGCCAGCCGGGCGGACGCATTACCGACGACCCGCACGGCATGGCGAACTATCTGATCGAACACAATTTCCGCTTCCAGTTGCGAAGCGGCAATCCGCTGACCGGGCAGCTCTATCTGGCGTTCGACTATTTCCCGGATGCGCCGAAGGCCAGCATCGACTGGAGCAAATCGCCGCCGGAATTGCCGGCGATACCGCGCACGCTGCAATCGTTGCAGGATTCGGTGACGCGGCTGCTGACGAAGCTCAATAACGTGCCGATCGAGGCGATCGGCAACGATGCGCGCACGACGCTGCGCACCACCAACGCGATGTTGTCCCAGCTCAATACCGATGTCGTGCCGAAGGCGCACGATACGCTGTCGTCGGCGCAAACCGCGCTCGATTCGGCTAATGCCGCGCTGCAGCCGGATTCGTCGCTGCAGCAGTCGACCGAGGACGCGATGCGCGAGATGAGCCGCACCGCCGCGTCGTTGCGCGTGCTGGCCGATTATCTGTCGCGCCATCCGGAATCGCTGGTGCGCGGCAAGTCGGAGGACAAGCCATGA
- the fabI gene encoding enoyl-ACP reductase FabI, with protein MPIEQPRLILQGAKALITGIANENSIAYGCAKAFHELGAQVALTYANEKTKPYVEPLAQALDAEIFMPFDVTDEQQLEALFEQIDARWGRLDILVHAVAWAPKADLRGELLRSSREGFLSAMDISCHSFVRMARLAAPLMKDGGTMLTMSYYGANKVVPNYSVMGPVKAALEACARYLAFELGPRDIRVHAISPGPLKTRAASGLRDFDLLLNEAVERAPLGELVDIMDVGYTCAFLATPYARRVSGSTLYIDGGLNIVA; from the coding sequence ATGCCGATCGAGCAACCGCGTTTGATCCTGCAAGGAGCGAAGGCTCTGATCACCGGTATCGCCAACGAGAATTCGATTGCCTATGGCTGCGCGAAGGCGTTTCATGAACTCGGCGCGCAGGTCGCGCTCACCTATGCGAACGAGAAGACGAAGCCTTACGTCGAGCCGCTCGCGCAAGCACTCGATGCGGAGATTTTCATGCCGTTCGATGTGACCGACGAACAGCAGCTCGAAGCGCTTTTCGAGCAGATCGACGCGCGCTGGGGACGTCTGGATATTCTCGTGCACGCGGTCGCCTGGGCACCGAAAGCGGACCTGCGCGGCGAGCTGCTGCGCTCGTCGCGCGAAGGCTTTCTGAGCGCGATGGACATTTCCTGCCACTCGTTCGTGCGGATGGCGCGTCTCGCCGCGCCGCTGATGAAAGACGGCGGCACGATGCTGACGATGAGCTACTACGGCGCGAACAAGGTCGTGCCGAACTACAGCGTAATGGGCCCCGTGAAGGCCGCGCTCGAAGCCTGCGCGCGCTATCTGGCGTTCGAGCTGGGGCCGCGCGACATCCGCGTGCACGCGATTTCCCCCGGGCCGCTGAAAACCCGCGCGGCCTCCGGGCTCAGGGATTTCGACCTGCTGCTCAACGAGGCGGTGGAGCGCGCGCCGCTCGGCGAGCTGGTCGACATCATGGACGTCGGCTATACCTGCGCGTTTCTCGCGACGCCGTACGCGCGACGGGTGTCCGGGTCCACGTTGTATATCGACGGCGGTTTGAACATCGTTGCATAG
- a CDS encoding acetate/propionate family kinase has protein sequence MADVILVLNAGSSSLKFSAFDAQAARLDLILRGQIEGIHTNPRFSATDRHGDTKSFEWGAGHELGHLGAIEYLADFLQDHGGGHRLIAVGHRVVHGGQRFSRAIRASVEVLHELERLTPLAPLHQPHNLRPIRIIAQLRPEVVQVACFDTMFHMTQTEVAKTYALPASIREHGVQRYGFHGLSYEYIASVLPQIAPAAAAGRTVVAHLGNGASLCAMVAGKSVASTMGFTAVEGLPMGTRCGSLDPGVILYLLDELKMDSRAIADVIYKESGLLGLSGISGDMRELLDSTDARAAFAIDVYTYRIAREIGSLAAAMQGLDALVLTAGIGERAVAIRERIVRDAGWLGAELDDAANRAGGPLISRASSRLPVWVIPTNEELMIARHTRELVGSAGG, from the coding sequence ATGGCCGATGTGATTCTGGTGCTGAATGCGGGTTCGTCCAGTCTGAAATTCAGCGCGTTCGACGCGCAGGCGGCACGACTGGATTTGATTTTGCGCGGCCAGATCGAAGGGATTCATACGAACCCGCGTTTCAGCGCGACGGACCGGCATGGCGATACGAAGTCGTTCGAGTGGGGCGCCGGCCACGAACTGGGCCATCTCGGCGCGATCGAGTATCTGGCGGATTTTCTGCAGGACCACGGCGGCGGGCATCGGCTGATCGCGGTTGGGCATCGTGTCGTGCATGGCGGCCAGCGGTTTTCGCGGGCGATTCGCGCGAGCGTCGAGGTGCTCCACGAACTCGAACGCCTGACGCCACTGGCGCCGCTACATCAGCCGCACAACCTGAGGCCGATCCGCATCATCGCGCAATTGCGTCCCGAGGTGGTCCAGGTCGCGTGCTTCGACACGATGTTTCATATGACCCAGACCGAAGTCGCGAAGACCTACGCATTGCCCGCGTCGATCCGCGAGCATGGCGTGCAACGCTACGGCTTTCACGGGCTGTCGTACGAATACATCGCGAGCGTGTTGCCGCAGATCGCGCCGGCCGCGGCGGCGGGGCGCACCGTCGTCGCGCATCTCGGCAATGGCGCGAGCCTGTGCGCGATGGTCGCCGGCAAAAGCGTCGCGAGCACGATGGGGTTCACCGCGGTCGAAGGACTGCCGATGGGCACGCGTTGCGGCAGTCTCGACCCCGGCGTGATTCTGTACCTGCTCGACGAACTGAAGATGGATTCGCGCGCGATCGCCGACGTGATCTACAAGGAGTCGGGTTTGCTGGGCCTGTCGGGCATCTCCGGCGATATGCGCGAGTTGCTCGACAGCACCGACGCGCGCGCGGCTTTCGCGATCGACGTGTACACGTACCGCATCGCGCGCGAAATCGGCAGTCTCGCGGCGGCCATGCAAGGTCTCGATGCGCTCGTGCTGACCGCCGGTATCGGCGAGCGCGCGGTGGCGATTCGCGAGCGCATCGTGCGCGACGCGGGATGGCTCGGCGCGGAACTCGACGACGCGGCCAACCGCGCCGGCGGCCCGCTGATCAGCCGGGCGTCGAGCCGGCTGCCGGTGTGGGTCATTCCAACTAACGAGGAACTGATGATCGCGCGCCATACGAGGGAACTCGTCGGCAGCGCCGGGGGATGA
- a CDS encoding PqiC family protein translates to MLALAGTLLASCKSPPTNFYTLSPDASLASSGDSRPIVAVIGPVTIPELVDRPQIVTKLGDNGVAVNEFDRWAQPLPGDIGRVIAANLGTLLNSQQISVFDATHDPPSVWHVRIDVMRFDSVPGRDVVVDVLWAVRPPGKGHLVTGRSVAREAVSGPGFDPIVAAHDRALASVSRDIAAAVQANPVR, encoded by the coding sequence ATGCTCGCACTCGCCGGTACTTTGCTTGCCAGCTGCAAATCGCCGCCGACGAACTTTTACACGCTGAGCCCCGATGCATCGCTCGCGAGTTCCGGCGACAGCCGCCCGATCGTCGCGGTGATCGGGCCGGTGACGATTCCGGAGCTGGTCGACCGGCCGCAGATCGTCACCAAGCTCGGCGACAACGGTGTCGCGGTCAACGAGTTCGACCGCTGGGCGCAGCCGCTGCCAGGCGATATCGGCCGCGTGATCGCGGCGAATCTCGGCACGCTGCTGAATTCGCAGCAGATCTCGGTGTTCGACGCGACGCACGATCCGCCGAGCGTGTGGCACGTACGCATCGACGTGATGCGCTTCGACTCGGTGCCGGGGCGCGACGTCGTCGTCGACGTGCTGTGGGCGGTGCGCCCGCCCGGCAAGGGACACCTCGTCACCGGCCGTTCGGTCGCGCGCGAAGCGGTGTCCGGGCCGGGGTTCGATCCGATCGTCGCCGCGCACGACCGTGCGCTCGCATCGGTCAGCCGCGATATCGCGGCGGCGGTGCAGGCCAATCCGGTGCGCTGA